The sequence below is a genomic window from Pleurocapsa sp. PCC 7327.
TACGCCTCACCCTTGCCTTCGAGCTGCCAAAAGGAATCGTGGGTGCGTTTCTTGAAGCGATCGGAATAGATCGCTGGTTAGAAGCGAATCTAGTGGAAAGTTTGCATCGCTTCCAATCCCTTATCGAAGAAGAAGTCCTCCGACAAAAAACGCTGTAACCAGTACCGCTGCGCGGAAGGCATGTATGCAAGAGGCAGAAGGCATTCAATCTACAATCTAAAATCTAAAATCTCTAGAGGCAAAAGGCAAGAGGCAAGAGGCAAGAGATTAGAGATTTATATAGTTGTTCTCTGTCCTTTCAATTCAAGCAGATGTTGAAGCCGAAGCCGATTATAACGCTGCACCCACAAACAGGGCAGGTTGAAAGCAGTTCCCACAACGAGGTTTACCAGCACCCCCCAGCCAGGAGTCCAGAGCATCGTCACTAACCAGAACAGCCAGATGGCGACGTGAACGTATTCCGCCCGACGGGTTTCAGCCAAGAAACGGGACATTACGCCATAGTCCCCACCACTAATGGAGCTTTTGCGAAATCCCCCTGGGAAGAAATCTCCTGCTTCTGGCAATCGATCTTTCCAGCATTTAATCCGCAGTACTCGCTCGTACCAGTGACGCTCTTCCCCCCAGGGTCGCGGTCGGGTTAGGCAGGTATCTGTTTCTAAAAGTTTTAGGGGAAAGCGATAGGCTACAAAACCTATCAAAAATGACCAGGCTACCCAACCGCCTACACATAGTGCGACGATGTCTCCATCCGGTAGCTGTAGTATGGGTAAAATCATTCACCTTGCCATCGGGTGCTTATTGTTCGCCCTTTCCATTCGATTTGACCGCGTTCGAGATTGAGAATTGCCAGCACGAACACCGCAATGAAGAAGACAACCGCAATGGGAAAGAAAAAGGCAATCAATCTGAATGAACCAACTGGTCTGACAATTATAGCTAACTGGATGGCGAAGGCAAGATAAAGCAGTACATTATATAGCAAAGAAGAATTCCCGACAATCGGCCAACCGAACAGGGATGCGGGCAGACACCAAGCTGCCCAGAACAATCCTGAAATCCAGAGTACAACTGCCAGCATCCGCACCCAAGAGACTTGCCCAGCTGCGGTGGCAAAGTTTTTGTTGAAACCAACAATCAGGTCGCGCAGCCCGCCGGGGTACATCCGATAGTTCAGTTGACCATACCCCATATAGGCGCTCGCCGGTAGTCCTGCCCTTTCATAAACATGAGCCATGAACCAGTCCTCTACAATATATCCTGCCACAGCATCGTGACCACCCACCCGTTCGTAGTCATGTTTGCTAGTAGCCATAGCCGGGCCAAAAGCTACACCTCCTCTTGCTCCAAGTTTGATGGCCATCAAGCCGACGAGATTGAACAAAACTGCTAACTGTTCGTAGAGGCGTTCAGTACGGTGATAGGGCTGAACCGAGACAAGACCCCCTAAGTGTTGAACCGTTGCTACCAGCCTGCGGAGGAGATCCTTTCCTGGCTCAGTATCGGCATCGAGAAATACGAGAATGTCGCCGGATGAGGCAGTATATCCGGTTTTGAGGGCCCAGTTTTTCCCTGTCCAACCTGTGGGCAAAGGGGGAGTCTGCACTAATTTCACCCCTGCTTGTTTGGCGATCTGGGCAGTTGCATCGACGGACTGGTCATCAATTACGATGATTTCGTATGGCTTGAATGTCTGCTGCTCTAATGCAGTTAGCAGGTGGGGAAGGGTTCTCTCTTCATTCCTAGCTGGAATCAAAACCGAGACCTCAGGGGAGCCGACGACTGAAAGGTCTGGAAGTCGTGGCAACCGCCACATCAAGCCCCAACCGATGAGCCAGCGCACCACCAGTGTGATAGACATCAGATCCATAATGATTAAACCTTTCCTTCTGTCTAGAGCATGACTTTTATTATCTAATATTATCTACGATCAAATCAGCCACCAATCTAGCTCCATAGTCTATCCCTTTCTTGGCATGACTGAATTTTCTGGGTTTGCTCCAGATACTTCTGCACATTCTGTCCCATTCGCACCAGATTCGGTTCAATCTTTTTGGATAGAAGCTCTTCGACTAGGTTAACCAACCGACCGAGCCAGAAGGGGGGGATGCCGTCAATTGCGCTGAGGTCAATCCTCACTTCGGCTCGGCTTTCGACTAATGTATAATTGCCTCGATCCAGAAAGCGGTTCTTGCCAGCGCAGAACACCGCCTCTCGGTAGGCATGGGTTTCAATCCGCCAGTCTACAGTAAACTCATTGTTGTCCCAGACATCGTATTCTGTCCAAGCGAACAGTTTTTCACTCAAAAGTGTCCGAGCGGCGGCTGGGATGTCCCCACCCCCGTGCCATTCCAGCACCAGTCGCACTTGTCGCTCTGTTTCCTGACGAGACTTGAGCTGTAGCGATCGCACATTGGGCAGATACGGGCCTAACTCCACCAGCTTGTCCCGATAGGTGGAATAAACCAAGGGTCGAGAAAAAGACACCTGTGAATCAACTGAAATTTCAATCATCTTTGGGTTCTAATGGTATGCTCTACAGAACCGACTCAGTCGAATTGTAGTCGATCGCTGTTCCCCCTATCAAAGAATCGCCAGATTGAATTAAATCTTCTATTTTAAAATTCGCGATCGCTATATAATTAATTTTGCATAGGTACAGGACTACGGGGCGATCGTGGGGATTTCTCTCGAGATTTTGTGCCAGGTACGGAGCGGAATATCGATCGCATTAGGGATATATCCCAACCGATACTCAGGTTAAACACAATCTCTTCTGCTGAGCGTTCGCCCAGTAGGGTAGCAATCTGACCTTGAAGTTCTGCTTCGTCCAGAAGACTGTAAAGGCGAACTTCCGTTCGCCTCTAACTTAATTAAATCTATGTCAAAGGATCGATGCCCATCTTGGCGACTACATTCCGTAGCACGATAGTTTGTTGATTCAGAGCGAGCCGCTTCAAAGCTTCAAGTGTTTGATTGGCGCCTGAATTCAGGCTGTAATCTGAAGGCATGGGAACCACGATTTTCTGAGTCATCCATTCGGCTAACTGATACCAGAAAGCCAGTTTTGCTTTTACATTTAATGCACCATAGGTATGCCCAGCAGGTGTATCTCTGTGATTCGCCAGATCCCGCATAATTTCGAGTTGCTCTTCATGAGAAGCATTTTTCATTTGATTGAGCAACCGTTTGGCAAGATGAAACTTTGCAATCTCAAGAGCAGCAGGCGCGATCGAACGCCCCATTTCAGTATAGATATACCAAAGGACTGCCAATTGATCATCGGTCTCCAGACGCTGGATTTGGGCAGTAATGCCTAGAACATCAGTTTCACTCGCTAGATAAGGATTTGGGAACCGAGATAAGTTTGTCTGTGTCATAAAAGTTTCCTGAGAGTTGGTTTTGGCAATGGCTTGGTTTTTAGAAAGGTCAGAACAAGAAAGTCCAGAAGATACCTGCAATAGCGATTGCGATCGAGCCGAGATTGAAAAAACGACCTATTGTAGAGCTAAGTCCAAATGCCTTATTTTCTCTGCCTCCAGTGAAAAACAGTGACCAGGCTTGAGTTGCGTTGATTTTCTCAAAGTGATTGAAACCGGGTCTGAAGACAACGGGACTGAACACAGAGGGACTAGTTAAGCCAGCATTGGTTCTCATTGGTTTTATCCTTATATTTTGCAAAAGTTTTCAGAGTAGATAGTGAAGTTCAATTTTCTACAAGCCAGTCAATAGGTCAATCGCGGGAAGGCTTACTAGAGCCAGGAGCAAAACGTCTCTACTTATTTTTTTGATGCTGAGTAAAGCTAAACTCAGGAGCGTCGATCCATCATGTATTATTTTTTGGATTCGATGGCGTAGTTGTTCAGCCTATCGAATTCTTCAATTACTAAACTGCTTTTTATAATTTTTGCTTTTTGTTTTTGTGATTTTTCATAAATTAAGTTTAACATTTTTTATTACAAAACTGCAATGTTTATTGCCAAATAAAAAAAATAATGATGAAAAAAATTTCTGAGATTCCCAATGGCAAATACATCTAAACAGTTAAATTTGCTCACCTACTTAAGTCCGATCTTGCATGGTGGATTGAATGTGTTTTAGAGCTTTGCCGGAGCGTCAAGTAAACTACCATTTTTAGGCTTTAGAGCATGATTTAAGCTACTCGATATCACGAGTAGCTTAAAACACAAAGCTCCTCACTCATCACTCTCAAGTTCTTCTACCGAACAAGACCTAAATTTAGTAGCTCCTCAGCAGAAGCCAGCACGTCAATTGCTAAAAAGAAAATCTTGCCTTCAGGATTGAGTAAAAACCGCCAAGCAACGTTGATGACAACACTGCCACCAAACCAGGGCGTTTGCACTTTCCCCGTCACTTTAACTTGGGTGAACCCTCCTTCTGCTGGCTCAGATATCCCTCGCTCAGGCATCAGCTTGAGTCCGTAGCAGTCATCCCGCATATAGGCGAGGATGTTCTCATGACCCACAATCGGTTCTTCGAAAGGAGGTTGCAGGGCACCGTCTTCCGTAAATAAAGCTACTGCTGCCTTGAAATCAAAGGCGTTCATATTTTCCATGTAGCTTAGGACTGTAGAGTTGTCGATGCCTTCAATTGTGACCTTCTTTCGAGGTGCGAGTTCTTTAGGTGGAACCACAGGTTCTTTAACTTTTGGAGTACCCTCAGTTGGAGCATACCCCATCTTGGAGACAATCTCCTGTAAGACAGTAAGTTGCTGACCCCCTTCCAGTTGGCGGATGGCTTGGAGAACCTCTGATGCCTTTGCAGACAATTTATAGCGTTCTGGAATGGGAGCAACAATTCCCTGTTTCATCCACTCGCTTAACTGATACCAGAAGCCCAACTTGACATTCGTGCCGAAAGACGAATAGGTACGGCAGATGGGGGTGTCGGCATGGTTAACCAGATCGCACATCACTTGCGTTTGCTCGGCAGGAGGCATCTGTTTGATTTGAGTCAGAGTGTTTTCAGCGAAGACCATGTTGACTGCCGACATAGCTGCGGGAGTAATGGTAACTCCCATCTCGGTATAGGCAAACCAAAGTAAAGCCAACTGATCCTCAGCACTGAGTTGATTGAATGATTCAATCGTAGCTGGAACCGCATCAGCTACTTGAGTGTCAGGGAAAATGGTTCGAGCTGAGTCGATGGTATATGACATGTGAGAAGTCTCCAAAAATTGATTGAGCTATTTAGTTAATTAGATCCTGAAAAGGTTAATTAAAATTTGACTATAAGATTAGACAACAAATGTGAGGAACTTGTGAGAAATTACCATTGCCTCAATCCTAACTTCAGGGAGTACTAATTCCTGAAGATTTCATTCATCCAGATAAGCTTCCCTCAACTTAGCTCCTTCTAACTTAGTCTCTCTGAGGAAATTAAGACCCCTAGAACTAAAGTTCTAGGCTCAAAGCCCAACTCGATTAAAATCGACTGAAATTCCGATCGGGTCTTCTAAAGAAGACTTTTTCGCTCGGCCGAGAAATTAATGACAACTTTAATAAAAATCGCAGTTGTAATTTTGAAGTCACAAAACGGGCAAAGCTAGGTGAGATAATCAATTAGAATTAATAACTTTTGTGGCTTTTAGTTGGCTAGCTCGACAAAAGCATCTGGACGAAATCGGACTATGCGCGAGGCTGCATAGCGATAACGATCGCCAATGAAGACTGATAGCGTGATATTGGTCTGACCGGGATCGAGGATGTATTGCACTGTGCAGACCTGCATCTTAGTATTGAAGTAGGCAACAATGCGATCGCCAACTCGAATATCTAACGCTTGAATTTTCATGACTACTTAACCTTATTGAGACCCAAGTTTGTTGGATTGAGACACTTTCCGCTCAAAAAAGCGACGCTCGATGGGGAGAAGACGCAAATGCCTCCACCGAACGCGATCGCCAGCCAGAGCTAAAAAGACTTTAGCCCCATAGCTTAAAATTGCCTCTAGAATCTGTTATTTCTTCGACCGCCACCAAATGAGCCTCTGTTGTTGCGGTCTTCGCGAGGTTTGGCTTTGTTGACTTTCATCTCGCGTCCCATCCATTGGGCCCCATCAAGAGCTTCAATAGCAGAGTCTTCTTGAGTGAGCGTGTCCATTTCCACGAAGGCAAAGCCTCGCACGCGACCCGTTTCGTGGTCAGTGGGGAGGTGGACTCGCCTGACCGAACCAAACTCAGCAAAGACAGAATTCAGAGCTTCTTCTGTAACCTCATAAGATAGATTGCCTACATAAATTGACATAGATTATCTCCATCGATCGGAATGTGTGTAGAGATTAAGATTTCGGAGAGAATCTTGCTAAAACTAAACGGGAAAAACCTGTAAATGCGAATAACTAGCTCTGCTACCGATACTATTCTCTGTTAACCCTTTTATTCTAGCACTAAAATCTTCCGTAAAAATTTTAGCAACTATTTTGTCTTAAGTATATTCAGTTATTCGCTCTACCTTCTAGCATCTGCCAAGCCAACTTTGCTGCCCCTATAATGCCTGCTTGATTGCCTAATTGTGCGGTTAACAGCTCTAACCCGACGCGGGAAGTTGGCATAACTCTTCGTTCTATTTCTGCTAAAGTTGCAGGGAAGAAAAATTCTGCACTGGCACTAACTCCGCCGCCAATAACCACCGCTTCTGGCGACAAGATATAAATCGAACTAGCCAATCCTGCCCCTAACCATCTTCCATATTCTTCCCAGAAAGCCAATGCCTCCTTGTCGCCGTCTTTAGCCAATTTTCCTAACTCAGCAGGTTCTTTGCCCGTGATGCGACGAATAGCTCGAACCGAGACGTATTGCTCTAAAGATCCTTGATTGCCGCTATTGCAGGGCGGACCATCTGGATTTAAGGTAATCAATCCTAATTCTCCGGCTGCGCCTCGGTGTCCTATAAACAACTTGCGATCGAGGATGACGGCGCCGCCTACACCCGTTCCCAGTGTTAATAGAATCATATTGCGAAATCGCCTTCCTGCCCCTAACCATGCCTCTCCCAGTCCAGCACAATTGGCATCGTTAGCAATAATCGTTGGCAGCCCCGTTTCTTTTTCTAACCAATCGGCTAGGGGAACATCGTACCACCCTGGGAGATTAATTGCTATTTTCGCGATTCTTCCCTCAGCATCAGCAGGTCCGGGCATTCCAACCCCCAAAGCAATGCATTTCCGCTCACTATTGAGTTGCTCTAGTGCAGCAATAATAGCTTCTACTACCGCTTCTGGCATGGCAGGTTGGGGAGTAGCAATGGTTATGAACTCTCGACAAGTTCCATCTTTGAGAACCCGTCCGAGTTTAATCGCAGTTCCGCCTAAATCGATACCGATAACTTCGAGATTATCCACTGGTGAGAAGGTGATTGAGAGATGGGGAGTGTGGGGAGACTGGGAGATGGGGAGACAATTAACGACTAACCACTAACCACTAACAAAGGACAAATGACAAATGACCAATGACCAATCCCTAATCCAAAATCGAATTACTGGTCACTAACTATGCGTTGATATTCTTGTTCGGTAAATAGGTCTTGAGTACTTTCTACGCGA
It includes:
- a CDS encoding glycosyltransferase family 2 protein, whose protein sequence is MDLMSITLVVRWLIGWGLMWRLPRLPDLSVVGSPEVSVLIPARNEERTLPHLLTALEQQTFKPYEIIVIDDQSVDATAQIAKQAGVKLVQTPPLPTGWTGKNWALKTGYTASSGDILVFLDADTEPGKDLLRRLVATVQHLGGLVSVQPYHRTERLYEQLAVLFNLVGLMAIKLGARGGVAFGPAMATSKHDYERVGGHDAVAGYIVEDWFMAHVYERAGLPASAYMGYGQLNYRMYPGGLRDLIVGFNKNFATAAGQVSWVRMLAVVLWISGLFWAAWCLPASLFGWPIVGNSSLLYNVLLYLAFAIQLAIIVRPVGSFRLIAFFFPIAVVFFIAVFVLAILNLERGQIEWKGRTISTRWQGE
- a CDS encoding orange carotenoid protein N-terminal domain-containing protein: MTQTNLSRFPNPYLASETDVLGITAQIQRLETDDQLAVLWYIYTEMGRSIAPAALEIAKFHLAKRLLNQMKNASHEEQLEIMRDLANHRDTPAGHTYGALNVKAKLAFWYQLAEWMTQKIVVPMPSDYSLNSGANQTLEALKRLALNQQTIVLRNVVAKMGIDPLT
- a CDS encoding orange carotenoid protein N-terminal domain-containing protein, which translates into the protein MSYTIDSARTIFPDTQVADAVPATIESFNQLSAEDQLALLWFAYTEMGVTITPAAMSAVNMVFAENTLTQIKQMPPAEQTQVMCDLVNHADTPICRTYSSFGTNVKLGFWYQLSEWMKQGIVAPIPERYKLSAKASEVLQAIRQLEGGQQLTVLQEIVSKMGYAPTEGTPKVKEPVVPPKELAPRKKVTIEGIDNSTVLSYMENMNAFDFKAAVALFTEDGALQPPFEEPIVGHENILAYMRDDCYGLKLMPERGISEPAEGGFTQVKVTGKVQTPWFGGSVVINVAWRFLLNPEGKIFFLAIDVLASAEELLNLGLVR
- a CDS encoding RNA-binding protein, whose translation is MSIYVGNLSYEVTEEALNSVFAEFGSVRRVHLPTDHETGRVRGFAFVEMDTLTQEDSAIEALDGAQWMGREMKVNKAKPREDRNNRGSFGGGRRNNRF
- a CDS encoding ROK family protein, whose protein sequence is MDNLEVIGIDLGGTAIKLGRVLKDGTCREFITIATPQPAMPEAVVEAIIAALEQLNSERKCIALGVGMPGPADAEGRIAKIAINLPGWYDVPLADWLEKETGLPTIIANDANCAGLGEAWLGAGRRFRNMILLTLGTGVGGAVILDRKLFIGHRGAAGELGLITLNPDGPPCNSGNQGSLEQYVSVRAIRRITGKEPAELGKLAKDGDKEALAFWEEYGRWLGAGLASSIYILSPEAVVIGGGVSASAEFFFPATLAEIERRVMPTSRVGLELLTAQLGNQAGIIGAAKLAWQMLEGRANN